In Brachypodium distachyon strain Bd21 chromosome 2, Brachypodium_distachyon_v3.0, whole genome shotgun sequence, one genomic interval encodes:
- the LOC100833788 gene encoding proline-rich protein 36 isoform X2 yields MADPAVGGSLVRAENWNPQFGDMVWGKVKSHPWWPGHVYSLSLSDDPEVHRGHREGLVLVAFFGDGSYGWFEPQELVRFADQFAEKISVGGNRPLAAAVAESIDEIARRSALALLCPCRGPDSFRPHNEDPSYLLVNVPGFDCNAEYLPAQVTAAQERFVPGKLMGFLQDAAVYPRDAAQTAGRTLPGVEMAAMLVAYRRSRYEKYDITYAEAFGVDPEKALEAEIKAEAERSQRARPLRGRQRMPLPENEAAPPARGRRGAAGAAARLMEKIVPGAPAMKLRASSSSSSSKKDQYLLKRREPAALPDAPEDGGPPPGFPPAAAAEPQTPPLPGSGGAGDEEEEFMLQRRALPPAGEGSSADAAAGVPAKKKAKAKKARVKREREEPESSGAAAAGEAAAAGEEPKKKTKKKKLAELNGGFPMAGASSSSGAKSGAAPKVELEELDLKQSYENDPPEESKKNSSDNAPAAAAAADGQPPKPAKKKQPVMRPADPTSAGVKRGPSDRQEELASKKKIKLEKLKTLAADKKAGLELKDTAAAAAAPLGAQQQQPRAGMKEKAAAMAVAAKKKTPAPAAPARAVRTASPTALMMKFPLKSTLPSVASLKARFARFGPLDIDGIRVYWKSHMCRVIYRFQSDAEVALKYAKANAMFGQLTPNYYLRPVESSSADMGPDAAAAPVPPPRSDLRLMETTPFRPGSSGNGAPLTLSRAVPARAAAGQQPKSILKKNNDDGALAAAARDSPRVKFVLDAGDSKVEPPAVPDAVAAAAAPGSSKMGRSVGFAPPPLMPPPRPAQPTVQLPMHAQPLQLSRAPAVQQQLPPPPLLPYQPSPSYQPPRTNEPLQYLPPSRLNEPSPYAPRHMEVPPSFAAQPPYQLPRHSEGILPLAHPGQPPLPYPPHPGFPGQQYRPNDMPPAHPVAHNAATSSANTASSSANAAGEDIPVWKRGPKEFDAELKRVMLGIAKLVEPLTDKNGNFPYHLFSGSA; encoded by the exons ATGGCCGACCCCGCCGTCGGCGGCTCCCTTGTGCGCGCCGAGAACTGGAACCCCCAATTCGGCGACATGGTCTGGGGCAAGGTCAAGTCGCACCCGTGGTGGCCCGGCCACGTCTAcagcctctccctctccgacGACCCGGAGGTGCACCGCGGCCACCGCGAgggcctcgtcctcgtcgccttcTTCGGCGACGGCAGCTACGGCTGGTTCGAGCCGCAGGAGCTCGTCCGTTTCGCCGACCAATTTGCCGAGAAGATCTCGGTCGGGGGCAACCGCCCCttagccgccgccgtcgcggagTCCATCGACGAGATCGCGCGCCGCAGCGCGCTCGCGCTCCTCTGCCCCTGCCGCGGACCCGACTCCTTCCGCCCCCACAACGAGGACCCAAGTTACCTCCTGGTGAACGTCCCCGGGTTCGACTGCAACGCCGAGTACCTCCCCGCGCAGGTGACGGCCGCCCAGGAGCGGTTCGTCCCGGGGAAGTTGATGGGCTTCCTGCAGGACGCTGCCGTTTATCCGAGGGACGCCGCCCAAACGGCCGGCCGGACCTTGCCGGGGGTCGAGATGGCGGCGATGCTAGTTGCGTACCGACGATCAAGGTATGAGAAGTATGATATTACCTACGCGGAGGCATTCGGAGTGGACCCGGAGAAGGCGCTCGAAGCTGAGATAAAAGCCGAGGCTGAACGGTCTCAACGAG CTCGGCCGCTCAGGGGCCGGCAGAGGATGCCGCTGCCGGAGAATGAGGCCGCCCCGCCCGCCAGGGGCCGGAGGGGCGCCGCGGGAGCCGCCGCGAGGCTCATGGAGAAGATCGTGCCTGGCGCCCCGGCCATGAAGCTCagggccagcagcagcagcagcagcagcaagaaggACCAGTACCTGCTCAAGCGCCGGGAGCCCGCCGCGCTCCCTGACGCGCCGGAAGACGGCGGCCCTCCGCCTGGGTTccccccggcggcggctgccgagCCGCAAACCCCGCCGTTgcccggcagcggcggcgccggcgacgaggaagaagagttcaTGCTCCAGAGGCGCGCGCTCCCCCCTGCCGGCGAGGGCAGCagcgcggacgccgccgctggcgtcccggcgaagaagaaggccaaggccaagaaggcccgCGTCAAGCGCGAGAGGGAAGAGCCGGAGTCCTCTGGCGCTGCGGCGGCTGGAGAAGCCGCCGCGGCTGGGGAAGAGCCcaagaagaagaccaaaaagaagaagctcgCTGAGCTTAACGGAGGCTTCCCCATGGccggcgcctcctccagcagcggcgcgaaATCAGGCGCCGCTCCCAAGGTCGAGCTCGAGGAGCTGGATCTGAAGCAG AGCTACGAGAACGATCCGCCTGAAGAATCTAAGAAGAACAGCTCGGATAAtgctccggcggccgcggctgcCGCTGATGGCCAGCCGCCCAAGCCGGCCAAGAAAAAGCAGCCGGTAATGAGGCCGGCCGACCCCACCAGCGCCGGCGTGAAGCGCGGGCCCTCTGACCGGCAGGAGGAGCTGGCCTCCAAGAAGAAAATCAAGCTCGAGAAGCTGAAGACTCTGGCCGCCGACAAGAAGGCTGGGCTGGAGCTGAAAGAcactgcggctgcggctgctgctccgctcggggctcagcagcagcagccacgggCTGGCAtgaaggagaaggcggcggccatggcggtggctgccaagaagaagacgccTGCGCCTGCGGCGCCGGCAAGAGCCGTGAGGACGGCGTCGCCGACGGCGCTGATGATGAAGTTCCCGCTGAAGAGCACGCTGCCGTCGGTGGCGTCCCTGAAGGCCCGCTTCGCGCGCTTCGGGCCGCTGGACATCGACGGCATCCGCGTGTACTGGAAGTCCCACATGTGCCGGGTTATCTACAGGTTCCAGTCTGACGCCGAGGTCGCGCTCAAGTACGCCAAGGCCAATGCCATGTTCGGCCAGCTGACGCCGAATTACTATCTCCGCCCTGTGGAGTCTTCGTCCGCCGACATGGGCCCTgatgccgcggcggcgcctgtcccgccgccgcgctctgACCTGCGGCTCATGGAGACCACGCCGTTCAGGCCTGGGAGCTCCGGCAATGGCGCTCCCCTGACGCTGTCCAGGGCTGtgccggcgcgcgcggccgccgggcAGCAGCCCAAGTCCATCCTGAAGAAGAACAATGATGATGGCGCGCTGGCCGCTGCGGCCAGGGACTCCCCTCGGGTGAAGTTCGTGCTGGACGCTGGGGACAGCAAGGTGGAGCCACCGGCAGTGCCGgatgctgttgctgctgccgctgcaccGGGCAGCAGCAAGATGGGGAGGTCGGTCGgcttcgcgccgccgcctctgatGCCGCCGCCCCGTCCGGCGCAGCCCACTGTGCAACTCCCTATGCATGCTCAGCCACTGCAGCTTTCCCGTGCTCCggctgtgcagcagcagctcccgccgccacctctgCTACCATACCAGCCATCGCCGTCATACCAGCCTCCTCGCACCAATGAGCCACTGCAGTACCTGCCTCCTTCTCGCCTCAACGAGCCGTCGCCGTATGCCCCTCGTCACATGGAGGTGCCGCCGTCTTTCGCGGCACAGCCGCCGTACCAGCTGCCTCGCCACAGCGAGGGGATACTCCCGCTCGCCCACCCCGGTCAGCCGCCTCTGCCATACCCACCCCATCCCGGCTTCCCTGGACAGCAGTACCGCCCCAACGATATGCCGCCAGCTCACCCCGTTGCCCACAACGCCGCCACTAGCTCCGCCAACACCGCCAGTAGCTCCGCCAacgccgccggagaagacaTCCCAGTGTGGAAGAGGGGACCGAAGGAGTTCGACGCTGAGCTGAAGAGGGTGATGCTGGGGatcgccaagctggtggagcCCCTGACGGACAAGAACGGTAACTTCCCCTACCACCTCTTCAGCGGTTCAGCATGA
- the LOC100833788 gene encoding proline-rich protein 36 isoform X1, whose amino-acid sequence MADPAVGGSLVRAENWNPQFGDMVWGKVKSHPWWPGHVYSLSLSDDPEVHRGHREGLVLVAFFGDGSYGWFEPQELVRFADQFAEKISVGGNRPLAAAVAESIDEIARRSALALLCPCRGPDSFRPHNEDPSYLLVNVPGFDCNAEYLPAQVTAAQERFVPGKLMGFLQDAAVYPRDAAQTAGRTLPGVEMAAMLVAYRRSRYEKYDITYAEAFGVDPEKALEAEIKAEAERSQRARPLRGRQRMPLPENEAAPPARGRRGAAGAAARLMEKIVPGAPAMKLRASSSSSSSKKDQYLLKRREPAALPDAPEDGGPPPGFPPAAAAEPQTPPLPGSGGAGDEEEEFMLQRRALPPAGEGSSADAAAGVPAKKKAKAKKARVKREREEPESSGAAAAGEAAAAGEEPKKKTKKKKLAELNGGFPMAGASSSSGAKSGAAPKVELEELDLKQVMSDLQKLPVLPFHGASGGRISDASQSFVLAFRSKHYKKSYENDPPEESKKNSSDNAPAAAAAADGQPPKPAKKKQPVMRPADPTSAGVKRGPSDRQEELASKKKIKLEKLKTLAADKKAGLELKDTAAAAAAPLGAQQQQPRAGMKEKAAAMAVAAKKKTPAPAAPARAVRTASPTALMMKFPLKSTLPSVASLKARFARFGPLDIDGIRVYWKSHMCRVIYRFQSDAEVALKYAKANAMFGQLTPNYYLRPVESSSADMGPDAAAAPVPPPRSDLRLMETTPFRPGSSGNGAPLTLSRAVPARAAAGQQPKSILKKNNDDGALAAAARDSPRVKFVLDAGDSKVEPPAVPDAVAAAAAPGSSKMGRSVGFAPPPLMPPPRPAQPTVQLPMHAQPLQLSRAPAVQQQLPPPPLLPYQPSPSYQPPRTNEPLQYLPPSRLNEPSPYAPRHMEVPPSFAAQPPYQLPRHSEGILPLAHPGQPPLPYPPHPGFPGQQYRPNDMPPAHPVAHNAATSSANTASSSANAAGEDIPVWKRGPKEFDAELKRVMLGIAKLVEPLTDKNGNFPYHLFSGSA is encoded by the exons ATGGCCGACCCCGCCGTCGGCGGCTCCCTTGTGCGCGCCGAGAACTGGAACCCCCAATTCGGCGACATGGTCTGGGGCAAGGTCAAGTCGCACCCGTGGTGGCCCGGCCACGTCTAcagcctctccctctccgacGACCCGGAGGTGCACCGCGGCCACCGCGAgggcctcgtcctcgtcgccttcTTCGGCGACGGCAGCTACGGCTGGTTCGAGCCGCAGGAGCTCGTCCGTTTCGCCGACCAATTTGCCGAGAAGATCTCGGTCGGGGGCAACCGCCCCttagccgccgccgtcgcggagTCCATCGACGAGATCGCGCGCCGCAGCGCGCTCGCGCTCCTCTGCCCCTGCCGCGGACCCGACTCCTTCCGCCCCCACAACGAGGACCCAAGTTACCTCCTGGTGAACGTCCCCGGGTTCGACTGCAACGCCGAGTACCTCCCCGCGCAGGTGACGGCCGCCCAGGAGCGGTTCGTCCCGGGGAAGTTGATGGGCTTCCTGCAGGACGCTGCCGTTTATCCGAGGGACGCCGCCCAAACGGCCGGCCGGACCTTGCCGGGGGTCGAGATGGCGGCGATGCTAGTTGCGTACCGACGATCAAGGTATGAGAAGTATGATATTACCTACGCGGAGGCATTCGGAGTGGACCCGGAGAAGGCGCTCGAAGCTGAGATAAAAGCCGAGGCTGAACGGTCTCAACGAG CTCGGCCGCTCAGGGGCCGGCAGAGGATGCCGCTGCCGGAGAATGAGGCCGCCCCGCCCGCCAGGGGCCGGAGGGGCGCCGCGGGAGCCGCCGCGAGGCTCATGGAGAAGATCGTGCCTGGCGCCCCGGCCATGAAGCTCagggccagcagcagcagcagcagcagcaagaaggACCAGTACCTGCTCAAGCGCCGGGAGCCCGCCGCGCTCCCTGACGCGCCGGAAGACGGCGGCCCTCCGCCTGGGTTccccccggcggcggctgccgagCCGCAAACCCCGCCGTTgcccggcagcggcggcgccggcgacgaggaagaagagttcaTGCTCCAGAGGCGCGCGCTCCCCCCTGCCGGCGAGGGCAGCagcgcggacgccgccgctggcgtcccggcgaagaagaaggccaaggccaagaaggcccgCGTCAAGCGCGAGAGGGAAGAGCCGGAGTCCTCTGGCGCTGCGGCGGCTGGAGAAGCCGCCGCGGCTGGGGAAGAGCCcaagaagaagaccaaaaagaagaagctcgCTGAGCTTAACGGAGGCTTCCCCATGGccggcgcctcctccagcagcggcgcgaaATCAGGCGCCGCTCCCAAGGTCGAGCTCGAGGAGCTGGATCTGAAGCAGGTAATGTCCGACCTCCAAAAGCTCCCTGTGCTTCCCTTCCACGGCGCATCCGGCGGACGCATCTCTGACGCCTCTCAATCCTTCGTCCTCGCGTTCCGCTCCAAACACTACAAGAAGAGCTACGAGAACGATCCGCCTGAAGAATCTAAGAAGAACAGCTCGGATAAtgctccggcggccgcggctgcCGCTGATGGCCAGCCGCCCAAGCCGGCCAAGAAAAAGCAGCCGGTAATGAGGCCGGCCGACCCCACCAGCGCCGGCGTGAAGCGCGGGCCCTCTGACCGGCAGGAGGAGCTGGCCTCCAAGAAGAAAATCAAGCTCGAGAAGCTGAAGACTCTGGCCGCCGACAAGAAGGCTGGGCTGGAGCTGAAAGAcactgcggctgcggctgctgctccgctcggggctcagcagcagcagccacgggCTGGCAtgaaggagaaggcggcggccatggcggtggctgccaagaagaagacgccTGCGCCTGCGGCGCCGGCAAGAGCCGTGAGGACGGCGTCGCCGACGGCGCTGATGATGAAGTTCCCGCTGAAGAGCACGCTGCCGTCGGTGGCGTCCCTGAAGGCCCGCTTCGCGCGCTTCGGGCCGCTGGACATCGACGGCATCCGCGTGTACTGGAAGTCCCACATGTGCCGGGTTATCTACAGGTTCCAGTCTGACGCCGAGGTCGCGCTCAAGTACGCCAAGGCCAATGCCATGTTCGGCCAGCTGACGCCGAATTACTATCTCCGCCCTGTGGAGTCTTCGTCCGCCGACATGGGCCCTgatgccgcggcggcgcctgtcccgccgccgcgctctgACCTGCGGCTCATGGAGACCACGCCGTTCAGGCCTGGGAGCTCCGGCAATGGCGCTCCCCTGACGCTGTCCAGGGCTGtgccggcgcgcgcggccgccgggcAGCAGCCCAAGTCCATCCTGAAGAAGAACAATGATGATGGCGCGCTGGCCGCTGCGGCCAGGGACTCCCCTCGGGTGAAGTTCGTGCTGGACGCTGGGGACAGCAAGGTGGAGCCACCGGCAGTGCCGgatgctgttgctgctgccgctgcaccGGGCAGCAGCAAGATGGGGAGGTCGGTCGgcttcgcgccgccgcctctgatGCCGCCGCCCCGTCCGGCGCAGCCCACTGTGCAACTCCCTATGCATGCTCAGCCACTGCAGCTTTCCCGTGCTCCggctgtgcagcagcagctcccgccgccacctctgCTACCATACCAGCCATCGCCGTCATACCAGCCTCCTCGCACCAATGAGCCACTGCAGTACCTGCCTCCTTCTCGCCTCAACGAGCCGTCGCCGTATGCCCCTCGTCACATGGAGGTGCCGCCGTCTTTCGCGGCACAGCCGCCGTACCAGCTGCCTCGCCACAGCGAGGGGATACTCCCGCTCGCCCACCCCGGTCAGCCGCCTCTGCCATACCCACCCCATCCCGGCTTCCCTGGACAGCAGTACCGCCCCAACGATATGCCGCCAGCTCACCCCGTTGCCCACAACGCCGCCACTAGCTCCGCCAACACCGCCAGTAGCTCCGCCAacgccgccggagaagacaTCCCAGTGTGGAAGAGGGGACCGAAGGAGTTCGACGCTGAGCTGAAGAGGGTGATGCTGGGGatcgccaagctggtggagcCCCTGACGGACAAGAACGGTAACTTCCCCTACCACCTCTTCAGCGGTTCAGCATGA
- the LOC100834400 gene encoding protein SRC2, which produces MASYRVLEVTLISAKDLKKVTVFSKMRVYAVASISGAGADPRTPTHRTHADRQGGRSPMWHAPLRFPVPCGSDPRDLALHVLLRAERAFGDRDVGEVFVPLRELVSAAPPPREQRHLSYQVRRPMNGRKTGVLHISYSLSDVVTPPAMPMPVKGAPAPVTAYPPPPYGYTHGHPSYGYGAPGAAGAATYGYGAPAAAPARQDGGGSGFGMGLLGAAVAGMMMGIGEGAADVIIDAEMGMDGGGCGF; this is translated from the coding sequence ATGGCGTCGTACAGGGTGCTGGAGGTGACGCTGATCTCGGCCAAGGACCTGAAGAAGGTGACGGTGTTCTCCAAGATGCGGGTGTACGCGGTGGCGTCCATctcgggcgccggcgccgacccgcGGACGCCGACGCACCGGACCCACGCCGACCGCCAGGGGGGCCGGAGCCCCATGTGGCACGCGCCGCTCCGCTTCCCGGTCCCCTGCGGCTCCGACCCGCGGGACCTCGCCCTGCACGTGCTGCTCCGCGCCGAGCGCGCCTTCGGGGACCGGGACGTCGGCGAGGTGTTCGTCCCATTGCGCGAGCTCGTCTccgccgcgccaccgcccCGCGAGCAACGGCACCTCAGCTACCAGGTCCGCCGCCCCATGAACGGCCGCAAGACCGGCGTGCTCCACATCTCCTACAGCCTCTCGGATGTCGTTACCCCGCCCGCCATGCCGATGCCGGTCAAGGGCGCCCCGGCCCCGGTGACCGcgtacccgccgccgccgtatgGGTACACCCATGGACACCCGTCGTACGGCTACGGCGCCCCGGGAGCCGCGGGTGCGGCTACGTACGGGTacggcgcgccggcggcggccccggcgAGGCAGGATGGTGGGGGGTCCGGGTTCGGGATGGGGCTGCttggggcggcggtggccgggaTGATGATGGGCATCGGCGAGGGCGCCGCTGACGTGATCATCGACGCGGAGATGGGAATGGACGGCGGCGGATGCGGCTTCTAA
- the LOC100826659 gene encoding putative 12-oxophytodienoate reductase 4, with protein MGEQPATIPLLTPYKLSPGLELAHRIVLAPLTRQRSYGNVPQPHAAVYYAQRATAGGLLITEATGVSDTAQGYSDTPGVWTAEQVEAWKPIVDAVHAKGAVIFCQIWHVGRVSTFEFQPDGQAPVSCTDRKVSPQMSFDGRLEEFSPPRRLAVEEIPGIVDDFRKAARNAIDAGFDGVEIHAANGYLIEQFLKDSANDRSDEYGGSLENRCRFALEIVDAVVKEVGGNRVGIRLSPFTDYMDCHDSDPHALALHLATKLNDHGILYVHMVEPRMAIVDGRRVVPKRLLPYREAFKGTFIAAGGYDREEGDKVVSEGYTDLVAFGRLFLANPDLPKRFEVGAALNKYNRMTFYISDPVIGYTDYPFLD; from the exons ATGGGCGAGCAGCCAGCTACCATCCCACTGCTGACCCCGTACAAGCTGAGCCCGGGGCTGGAGCTCGCCCACAGGATCGTCCTGGCGCCGCTGACGCGGCAGCGGTCCTACGGCAACGTGCCGCAGCCGCACGCCGCCGTGTACTACGCCCagcgcgccaccgccggcgggcTGCTCATCACCGAGGCCACGGGGGTGTCCGACACGGCGCAGGGGTACAGCGACACGCCGGGGGTCTGGACGGCGGAGCAGGTGGAGGCATGGAAGCCCATCGTCGACGCCGTGCACGCCAAGGGCGCCGTGATCTTCTGCCAGATCTGGCATGTCGGGAGGGTGTCGACGTTTGAGTTCCAGCCGGATGGCCAGGCGCCGGTTTCTTGCACGGACAGGAAGGTCAGCCCCCAGATGAGCTTCGATGGGCGGCTCGAGGAGTTCTCGCCGCCTAGGAGGTTGGCGGTGGAGGAGATCCCTGGGATCGTCGACGATTTTAGGAAAGCCGCCAGGAATGCCATTGATGCTG GGTTTGACGGCGTGGAGATCCATGCCGCCAATGGGTACCTAATTGAGCAGTTTCTCAAAGACAGTGCCAACGACCGCAGTGACGAGTACGGTGGTAGTCTCGAGAACCGGTGCCGCTTTGCACTTGAAATCGTCGACGCTGTCGTGAAGGAGGTGGGTGGAAACCGTGTAGGCATCCGCCTATCCCCCTTCACTGACTACATGGATTGCCATGACTCTGACCCGCACGCCCTGGCCCTCCACCTCGCTACCAAGCTCAACGACCACGGCATTCTCTACGTCCACATGGTCGAGCCGAGGATGGCCATCGTCGATGGCCGGCGGGTGGTGCCGAAGCGGTTGCTGCCGTATAGGGAGGCGTTCAAGGGCACGTTCATCGCCGCTGGTGGGTACGATCGGGAGGAAGGGGACAAGGTGGTCAGCGAGGGGTACACTGACCTCGTCGCATTCGGACGGTTGTTTCTAGCAAATCCGGACCTACCAAAGAGGTTCGAAGTCGGGGCGGCGTTGAACAAATACAACAGGATGACCTTCTATATCTCCGACCCCGTAATCGGCTACACCGACTATCCATTCCTCGACTGA
- the LOC100834704 gene encoding pectinesterase inhibitor 8 translates to MIKAASAAALLAILASMSAGSYTASAPTIERTCKAAAALDARVDAEFCEIHLVSYHGAADVPDPWGLAKTSALIGVTLTDDVLYDLKDPVGKKSSRLLPPPRDATKDPAAAASCAGAYDKAGAAFADAFDDLAARRYPAAKEKMARVPGLLKGCDDALAGVGIKPTRALKRYAADCQQMAFILAAITGLIK, encoded by the coding sequence atgaTCAAggcggcctccgccgcggctCTACTGGCCATCCTGGCCTCCATGTCCGCCGGCTCATACACGGCTTCGGCGCCGACGATCGAGCGGACGTGcaaggccgcggcggcgctggacgCGCGCGTGGACGCGGAGTTCTGCGAGATCCACCTGGTGTCCTACCACGGCGCGGCGGACGTTCCAGACCCGTGGGGGCTGGCCAAGACGTCGGCGCTGATCGGGGTCACGCTCACCGACGACGTGCTGTACGACCTCAAAGACCCCgtggggaagaagagcagccggctgctcccgccgccgcgggacgCCACCAAGgaccccgcggccgccgcgagctGCGCGGGCGCCTACGACAAGGCCGGGGCGGCGTTCGCGGACGCGTTCGACGACCTCGCCGCCAGGCGGTACCCggcggccaaggagaagatggCCCGGGTGCCGGGGTTATTGAAGGGGTGCGACGACGCGCTTGCCGGGGTCGGGATTAAGCCGACGCGCGCGTTGAAGAGGTACGCCGCCGACTGCCAGCAGATGGccttcatcctcgccgccaTCACCGGCCTCATCAAGTGA